A single Montipora foliosa isolate CH-2021 chromosome 7, ASM3666993v2, whole genome shotgun sequence DNA region contains:
- the LOC138011584 gene encoding transient receptor potential cation channel subfamily V member 5-like — MGNCINRVLGFGSPQGEDQDEAWKRQTLGRIENKLYTFVDLKGSSSNTELVRIWKERKAKKEFMIKLQRDKILSPCLYENGKGKDITTEEVKQWRQERVSEFEKNNYDLEHIPCKACWALEHRGTLGETALHLCFLSNDTMMTEIALALLELYPAMALDKYEGPEFYGETCVHIAIVNGDLKSLKLLVDEYHADVHARARGRFFMPEDSKDRINEDTNFDGYAYYGEYPAAFAASFDNKQMYDFLIKNGADPNKQDTFGNTVLHLCVIHNRTDMFSHATQRKHKIRANTTIRNDLGLTPLTLAAKMGRKEMFHEILEHESREYWSYGRMTCSGYPLDGLDSVDKNGKSDEHSALLITMNGNTSDHLDMLNSGIIYRLLEEKWKAFARGKFYRRLLFAVLYLLFFSLSIYYRPRDLEFLRIETNEELFRVVAESITVLGAIIYLVLEIKDVLISQGIKAQLNSLRDAPGKAIFLMSCLLVTLALPFRYLGYRNVETTMLILAAPMAWCYLLFFCRGFEAIGPFVDMIYRMCAGDMSRFFIIYIIYLLGLAQAFLNVMGGVEGYQNEGYTIMTLMRMTFGEFDFFSFDMSRHPTLAKLLFFYFMLFVTVLLMNMLIAMMANTYQNISDRSEKEWRRQWAQIIMVLERSVKPSELKRLQDDYSVNMNQEETGERRRGLMVIKKSSLPSKADKRRTAILNWQILGIDSIKNKLQEQASKSHLPPAET, encoded by the exons ATGGGGAACTGCATCAACAGAGTGCTCGGATTTGGGTCCCCACAAGGGGAGGACCAAGACGAAGCATGGAAGCGCCAGACGCTTGGAAGGATAGAAAACAAACTTTACACTTTCGTAGACCTCAAAGGCTCATCAAGCAATACAGAACTCGTTCGAATATGGAAGGAAagaaaagccaaaaaggagTTCATGATAAAATTACAACGCGACAAGATTCTTTCGCCTTGCTTATAcgaaaatggaaaaggaaaggatatTACTACAGAAGAAGTGAAACAATGGCGGCAGGAGAGGGTATCCGAG TTCGAGAAAAACAATTATGATTTAGAACATATTCCATGCAAGGCATGCTGGGCGCTGGAGCATCGAGGGACCTTGGGAGAAACAGCACTTCATCTGTGTTTCTTGAGCAATGATACGATGATGACGGAGATAGCCTTGGCTCTACTGGAGCTATATCCTGCGATGGCGTTGGACAAATACGAGGGACCAGAGTTCTACG GAGAGACATGTGTTCATATTGCAATAGTCAACGGAGATCTGAAGTCATTGAAGCTTCTGGTTGATGAATATCACGCGGATGTCCACGCACGCGCACGAGGGAGATTTTTCATGCCGGAGGATAGCAAGGACAGGATCAATGAGGACACCAATTTTGATG GTTATGCTTATTACGGTGAATATCCGGCAGCCTTTGCCGCATCCTTTGACAACAAACAGATGTATGACTTCCTTATTAAGAATGGAGCGGATCCTAACAAACAGGACACGTTTGGCAACACCGTGCTACACCTGTGTGTTATACACAATAGAACA GATATGTTTTCGCACGCCACGCAAAGGAAACATAAGATTCGCGCCAATACTACTATCAGAAATGATCTGGGACTTACTCCACTCACACTGGCCGCTAAAATGGGAAGAAAAGAAATGTTCCACGAAATACTTGAGCATGAAAGTAGG GAATACTGGTCCTACGGACGCATGACTTGTTCAGGATACCCGCTGGACGGTTTGGATTCAGTTGACAAGAATGGCAAATCGG ATGAACACTCAGCCTTATTGATTACAATGAATGGAAATACAAGCGATCACTTGGATATGTTGAACAGTGGCATCATCTATAGACTTCTGGAGGAGAAATGGAAAGCTTTTGCCAGG GGCAAGTTCTACCGGCGTTTGTTATTTGCTGTCCTGTACTTACTGTTTTTCAGCTTGTCTATTTATTACCGTCCTCGAGATTTGGAATTTTTGAGAATAGAGACCAACGAAGAATTA TTTCGAGTCGTAGCTGAGAGCATTACAGTTCTTGGCGCAATAATCTACTTGGTGTTGGAGATCAAAGATGTCTTAATCAGTCAGGGAATTAAGGCTCAACTGAATTCTTTG CGTGACGCTCCTGGAAAGGCCATCTTCCTTATGTCTTGTCTTCTGGTCACCCTGGCCTTACCATTTCGCTACCTTGGATACAGAAATGTGGAAACCACTATGCTAATTCTTGCAGCTCCGATGGCCTGGTGCTATCTCCTCTTTTTCTGCAG AGGATTTGAAGCAATTGGCCCGTTTGTAGATATGATCTACAGGATGTGTGCTGGGGACATGTCAAGATTTTTCATTATATACATTATCTATCTACTGGGACTCGCACAAG CCTTTTTGAACGTGATGGGAGGAGTTGAAGGATATCAGAACGAGGGCTACACTATAATGACCTTAATGCGCATGACATTTGGAGAGTTTGAT tttttctccTTCGATATGTCCCGGCATCCAACGCTAGCAAAACTGCTGTTTTTCTACTTCATGTTATTCGTCACGGTCTTACTCATGAACATGTTGATTGCCATGATGGCCAACACTTATCAGAAT ATTTCAGACCGCTCAGAGAAAGAATGGCGAAGACAG TGGGCACAGATTATTATGGTCTTAGAACGTTCCGTGAAACCATCAGAATTGAAGAGGCTCCAAGATGATTACTCGGTCAATATGAACCAAGAGGAGACTGGAGAGAGACGGAGAGGACTTATGGTGATAAAGAAAAGCAGTTTACCGAGTAAAGCGGATAAGCGGAGGACGGCCATCTTAAATTGGCAG ATTCTGGGTATTGATTCCATCAAGAATAAACTGCAGGAACAGGCATCGAAAAGCCATCTTCCACCGGCAGAGACGTGA
- the LOC138011585 gene encoding uncharacterized protein isoform X3, with protein MKIKFKLHCRWCSKTEPISITIRQNASGVIRTKACVYEKHCETRQVSNSSDCKLALILNRDPCKMGPISERCNVSYGICVTVLRSKNGMEIKFKLHCLWCSKKEPISITIGQNASGVIRTKACVYGKLCETRQDMVCTYKYSKEEIDQDQGLKPRLIDEKGKDRETTRHITTIFCFVMLCLLLEILACVLLFIWMRNKHWKPATPEIENSFGIPSDDEPGQLSPNSPQSPGTNNRAPRVIANNDHPSEERDKSREMDSAVEPARYRSLCQNRNLGMSDGRYITNGDRELGRIVKNEEPLYWVLEGPGPSEEGPRSSGKPSTSLLSSGIPSDDEPVRLSPNSPQSPGTNREIFQALLPNNRAPRVIANNDDPSEERDESREMDSAVEPARYRGLCQNRNLGMSDGRYITNGDQELGRIDKNEEPFYWVLEGPGPSEEGPRSSGEPSSFSRIHQDPLRGVTEELPVQNMNTCKESLYGVVEIPIGVTERLFKEQEAGNTDDQPDSGLSRGAAIGTFIMSLKHKVRPKPKAKVEA; from the exons tCTCCAACAGTAGTGATTGTAAATTGGCGCTGATTCTCAACAGAGATCCTTGTAAAATGGGACCCATCAGCGAACGCTGTAATGTATCGTATGGCATTTGTGTCACTGTACTGAGAAGCAAGAATGGAATGGAAATCAAGTTCAAGTTACAT TGTCTTTGGTGTTCCaaaaaagaaccaatcagcATCACCATCGGGCAAAACGCAAGTGGAGTAATCAGAACGAAGGCATGTGTGTACGGAAAACTCTGTGAAACAAGACAAG ACATGGTATGTACATATAAATATTccaaggaagaaattgatcaagATCAAGGATTGAAACCTAGACTAATCGATGAGAAAGGAAAGGACAGAGAAACAACGAGACATATCacaacaatcttttgttttgttatgctTTGTTTGCTGCTGGAAATTTTAGCTTGTGTTCTTTTGTTCATCTGGATGCGCAACAAACACTG GAAGCCTGCGACACCTGAAATCGAAAACTCTTTCG GTATCCCTTCTGACGACGAGCCTGGGCAGTTGTCTCCGAACTCACCACAGTCTCCAGGCACGAACAACAGGGCGCCCAGGGTGATTGCAAATAATGATCACCCATCAGAAGAACGAGACAAAAGTCGGGAAATGGATTCCGCTGTTGAACCAGCTCGCTATCGAAGCCTCTGCCAAAACAGAAATCTAGGAATGTCTGATGGTAGATATATCACCAACGGAGACCGAGAACTTGGAAGGATAGTTAAAAACGAAGAACCATTATATTGGGTTCTTGAGGGACCAGGCCCATCCGAAGAAGGACCAAGAAGTTCAGGCAAACCATCCACATCATTGTTATCATCAGGTATCCCTTCTGACGACGAGCCTGTGCGGTTGTCTCCGAACTCACCACAGTCCCCAGGCACGAATCGAGAAATCTTCCAAGCCCTGTTGCCGAACAACAGGGCGCCCAGGGTGATTGCAAATAATGATGACCCATCAGAGGAACGAGACGAAAGTCGGGAAATGGATTCCGCTGTTGAACCAGCTCGCTATCGAGGTCTCTGCCAAAACAGAAATCTAGGAATGTCTGATGGTAGATATATCACCAACGGAGACCAAGAACTTGGAAGGATAGACAAGAACGAAGAACCATTTTATTGGGTTCTTGAGGGACCAGGCCCATCCGAAGAAGGACCAAGAAGTTCAGGCGAACCATCCAGTTTTTCCAGAATTCATCAAGACCCCTTGCGTGGCGTTACAGAGGAACTACCAGTTCAAAATATGAATACATGCAAGGAATCCCTGTATGGTGTTGTTGAAATCCCGATAGGCGTGACTGAACGTTTATTCAAGGAACAAGAAGCTGGAAACACAGATGATCAGCCTGACAGTGGACTTTCCCGTGGTGCGGCGATCGGCACATTTATCATGTCCTTGAAACACAAAGTCAGACCCAAACCCAAAGCCAAAGTTGAAGCTTAA